A single window of Zea mays cultivar B73 chromosome 10, Zm-B73-REFERENCE-NAM-5.0, whole genome shotgun sequence DNA harbors:
- the LOC103641907 gene encoding GATA transcription factor 26, protein MGKQGPCRHCGVTSTPLWRNGPPDKPVLCNACGSRWRTKGSLANYTPMHRNDNIDDDEPRVSKLKPPTSKLKSQKKKTNHIIMENGPFSGQNFRKMGDVDPSYRSSSGSAVSYSESCAPYGAADASEMTGSAQSHAWESLVPSRKRSCVTRPKPSPVEKLAKELNYIMHEEKLYYLSESSEEDLLYHSETPIGSFEIGSGSVLLRHPNSKSLEEESKTSSIPADNKSYITSESYSDSASFVVHSGNKAAINLNLPTARPKKSPLHMEDNARRDKLHYENQHVLESVDSPLVSVDLEDVINYTNFMKYLTKEDRRQLLKFLPPVDSLTPPESLRSMFSCIQFSDAIDSYQMLLREGILDPSLCGDEEWKKVKTLALTNLTKCSWLECYKQKKGAKETGGVGGISGPEGFTKSTMKPLKRPRDTHFQSDAELDGTMRSPLRVLKSGALALQFESSSLPKSGYATEDSTCTGGAPNLFMLPLEKLPLLVPSQYAVSDQDLLLEIPLNARHPEAELLCQPSQLMSSITSSSTSMGGVAEGEGYLKQP, encoded by the exons ATGGGAAAGCAAGGACCCTGCCGTCATTGCGGAGTCACAA GTACTCCGCTGTGGCGGAATGGGCCACCAGATAAGCCGGTGCTCTGCAATGCGTGTGGCTCGAGGTGGAGAACGAAGGGTTCATTGGCAAACTACACTCCAATGCATCGCAATGACAATATTGATGATGATGAACCCAGAGTTAGCAAGCTGAAGCCACCGACGTCAAAGTTGAAGTCACAGAAGAAAAAAACAAATCACATTATAATGGAGAATGGACCATTCTCTGGTCAGAATTTCCGAAAGATGGGGGATGTTGACCCAAGCTATCGGTCTAGTTCAGGATCTGCAGTATCATACTCTGAGAGTTGTGCCCCATATGGTGCTGCTGATGCAAGTGAAATGACTG GTTCAGCACAGTCACATGCTTGGGAGTCCCTAGTGCCATCAAGAAAGAGGAGCTGTGTCACCCGTCCGAAGCCTTCACCTGTTGAAAAGCTTGCAAAAGAGCTGAACTATATCATGCATGAAGAGAAGTTATATTACCTTTCAGAATCATCAGAGGAAGACCTACTATACCATAGTGAAACTCCTATCGGTTCCTTTGAAATAGGCTCTGGAAGTGTGCTTCTAAGACATCCAAACTCGAAATCACTGGAGGAAGAATCAAAAACAAGCTCAATTCCTGCAGATAATAAATCATATATTACAAGTGAATCCTATTCAGACTCTGCCTCATTTGTCGTTCACAGTGGAAACAAGGCAGCAATTAACTTAAATCTTCCAACTGCAAGGCCGAAGAAGTCGCCGCTGCATATGGAAGACAATGCTAGAAG GGATAAACTTCATTATGAGAATCAGCATGTCCTGGAGAGTGTTGATTCGCCTTTAGTTTCAGTAGATTTAGAG GATGTTATAAACTATACTAACTTCATGAAATATCTAACTAAAGAGGATCGACGTCAGTTGCTCAAATTTCTTCCTCCTGTGGACTCCTTAACACCTCCTGAAAG CCTTAGAAGCATGTTCAGTTGTATCCAATTCTCTGATGCTATTGACAGCTACCAGATGCTGCTTCGAGAGGGAATTCTCGACCCATCCTTATGTGGTGATGAGGAATGGAAGAAAGTGAAGACGCTTGCCTTAACTAATTTAACAAAATGCAGTTGGCTGGAGTGCTATAAACAGAAAAAG GGAGCTAAAGAAACCGGGGGAGTGGGGGGCATCAGTGGACCGGAAGGCTTTACCAAGTCTACTATGAAACCACTCAAAAGACCCCGTGACACCCACTTTCAGAGTGACGCAG AACTAGATGGTACCATGAGGAGTCCTCTAAGAGTTCTAAAATCCGGGGCTTTGGCTCTTCAGTTTGAAAGTTCATCTTTGCCAAAATCTGGCTATGCCACCGAAGATTCAACCTGCACTGGAGGAGCACCTAATCTATTCATGTTACCCCTAGAAAAGCTACCATTACTGGTCCCTTCTCAGTATGCCGTCTCTGATCAAGACTTGCTGCTGGAAATACCTCTCAACGCACGACACCCAGAGGCAGAACTTCTCTGTCAACCATCTCAGCTGATGAGCTCTATAACCAGCAGCTCCACCTCTATGGGTGGGgttgctgaaggagaagggtaccTGAAGCAACCATAG